The segment CGAAAATCCGAAAATTCTTTCTCTTTGCCGGATTGATTGACTAGGATGATATCGCGAATCTTCTTACCGTCCAACGCGGACTTTAAGATAATCTTGATCTTGCCTTCTTTATGTATCGCTGTGTCTAAAAAAATCTTTTCTTGTTCATCGACTTCGTAGACTACTCCGAGAGAAATCGTTTCCCCCTCCGTCAGCGGCTCCGATAAATTAACCTCGATTCTGGAACCCTTCTTGGCTTCCTTGGCATCGGTATGAAATTTGTACGCTTGCTTGGAACCTAGTTTGACTTTTGTAGGTTCTTTCCCTGATGGATCGGTAATGAAGGAAGGCTTGGCATCCTTATCCATGGAATATTTTTCCGGTTGAAAAACGTTGGTTTGTAAAGGTTCCAAAGCAATCGGAAAAACTTTCGGAGGTTCCTGAGGTAACATTCCAGCGACCAATCCTGCTTCTTTTAGTACGCCGTTCGGATCGTCGAATTTAAGCAAATTCTCCTTTCCGGATTGCGAAGCAGTTAAAGTAAGGACTGTCTTATCTTGGTCTACTTTGACGAGAGCCGGCTGAGCTAAACCCGCTGCTCCCGTCCGAATCATGATCGAAAGGTCGCGTATTGTTCCACCGGAGAAATCGATTTCCTTTTCGTTCTCTCCGGAAAATATCTTAAATATCCCGGCAGGAATCTTTCTTTCAGTATCGATCGGTTCGCTGGATATCTGATGAAAAGTTGCCAATTCTTTAATATCGATCTTTCTCTTTCCGCTTGCTGCAGAACGCGAAGCGTCTCCGGTAATAACTCCTTCGGGCTCCGAGACGATGGACTTAGTCGCAAATGGAGCTGTGAAAGAAGTAATTTCCCGGGTCTTATTTTGCAGTTCGGTCGTTAGTATTTTGAGGTCATTCCATGCTTTGACCTGCGCCTTATTATAACTGTTCTGCCTTTCCAGACGACGGATCGGCTTCGCTTCCAATTCTACAAGTTTCTTGACGATCTGGTTCGTGTCTTGGCCGGAACTAAGTCCCGGAATAGTAAACGCGGGCATGGTCCCCTCCTCTTATTTCCATCGGTCGTTTTCAAAAAAGCATAAGCCTTTAGAACAGGAAATATGAGGATTACGGGAGCTTTCCTTGCATAGTTATAGGACGTTAAAAAAATAAATAAAGGGACATAAAACGAGTCTAGCCCCGTTCAACGCGATCTTGTCCCATATCACATAATGGAAATCGTATATGTTACGGTTGCACCTCCGGGAACGATCAATTCGTAACACCGATAGCTTCCTGAACTCGTCATGACGCTTCCATTTGAATAGGGCGCTTGAACGTTAAATGCATCGAAATTCGAGGATGTATTCACGTTTGCCGGAGTAACCGACACATTCGGCTTCGCGATATTCAGCATTCCGCCGGAACTACCGGATGGAGAAGAGCTAAAGGTCACCGAATCGGTGGTTCCACCGCCCATGTACTCGAAGTAGAGCACCATTACGTTTGACATCCCGTAATAACCGACAGGGTT is part of the Leptospira broomii serovar Hurstbridge str. 5399 genome and harbors:
- the fliD gene encoding flagellar filament capping protein FliD, whose product is MPAFTIPGLSSGQDTNQIVKKLVELEAKPIRRLERQNSYNKAQVKAWNDLKILTTELQNKTREITSFTAPFATKSIVSEPEGVITGDASRSAASGKRKIDIKELATFHQISSEPIDTERKIPAGIFKIFSGENEKEIDFSGGTIRDLSIMIRTGAAGLAQPALVKVDQDKTVLTLTASQSGKENLLKFDDPNGVLKEAGLVAGMLPQEPPKVFPIALEPLQTNVFQPEKYSMDKDAKPSFITDPSGKEPTKVKLGSKQAYKFHTDAKEAKKGSRIEVNLSEPLTEGETISLGVVYEVDEQEKIFLDTAIHKEGKIKIILKSALDGKKIRDIILVNQSGKEKEFSDFRLVIPAEFKGAKPTKTIVEAKDALFTVDGIEVTRSKNDGLTDVLDGINLNLHKKSEGPIVVDIKVDSQKGIKMIKEFIEAYNNVLKYSKEATAVDREGGVSDGKGEDPDISRSFWEGKTKTGILAGENSIVRLVAGMKTVTTSSFSPLAGSEIRMLTDIGVSTGSVGSKWADIQEGFLQVDEQKLSQRLSENPDAVRHLFAQDNNSDSRMDTGVGVNLVEHLKPYTQFAGGLVTSKIKLLEEQFADNNKKIKNFESHLSSYEKKLKEKFLYMEQGVGKNKAVGSYLNNNLSRGHGGDDGK